From Hymenobacter sedentarius, a single genomic window includes:
- a CDS encoding 7TM diverse intracellular signaling domain-containing protein, producing MQHSRNQGWLLRRNGGIGSQLQRLLLGTSLVLLSLLGARRSAAATPEDTLVINQALNEFYLDENYYSMLEDPTGRLTIADLQAPAWSRRFQALRGSGHPPNSQHPSSTYWLRLTVRHAPAETAAWYLELYDSHIGGAVFFRPKPGPAQPGQALAYDSVATGASLPFATRPHPYKNFLFDLPPRPGQTATYYLRLRSDTRTSFRAMLHSSAGLIPELSVQYWLLGGFYGILFIMVLYNLILFLFLKEKTYLYYVLYVLSGALLFLSEDGLGFQYLWPGEPGLNHFIGAAAPVLLLLTFATYASGFLDTASRLPALHRLGHWVVGGSAALLVLDAAVVHSGLSFWLYLLPYGLLYYVGWRAYRSGLQPARYLLLGQGLVATSLTFLIMRKLGIDFYNNAYTVYSLYVAFVLEVVTLSYALGEKIKGMMDTTLLTQHRLLKQLRKKHQAQDRLVEQMRENQELKDQLNSELESLVALRTAELRHQNETVATQNRELLEANGLLALQSAAIEKLNGDLSRDLHAEKAARIEAREVDFGEFSQIYPDKGACLRYLADLKWANGGYRCRKCGHEKSCEAREPHARRCTRCRYVESATAGTLLQKCKFSIVKALYAVFLLHAHKGSYSPSELARVLELRQATSWAFAQKVLAALQRRRLAPDYEDNEPWTHVLLDATAEVEFAETGQE from the coding sequence ATGCAACATTCACGCAATCAGGGCTGGCTCCTGCGTCGGAACGGTGGGATTGGGAGCCAACTACAGCGGCTACTGCTGGGCACGAGCTTGGTGCTTCTCAGCTTGCTGGGTGCGCGTCGCAGCGCCGCCGCCACCCCCGAAGACACACTGGTCATCAACCAGGCCCTGAACGAGTTCTACCTGGACGAGAACTACTACAGCATGCTGGAAGACCCCACCGGCCGGCTCACCATCGCCGACTTACAGGCGCCGGCCTGGAGCCGCCGGTTTCAGGCGTTGCGGGGCTCGGGGCACCCGCCCAACAGCCAGCACCCCAGTAGCACCTACTGGCTGCGCCTCACGGTGCGTCACGCACCCGCCGAAACCGCGGCCTGGTACCTGGAGCTCTACGACTCCCACATTGGCGGGGCCGTTTTTTTCCGCCCCAAGCCCGGCCCAGCCCAACCAGGCCAGGCCCTGGCCTACGACAGCGTGGCCACGGGGGCCAGCCTGCCCTTTGCCACCCGCCCCCATCCCTACAAAAACTTCCTCTTTGACCTGCCCCCGCGGCCTGGGCAAACCGCCACGTACTACCTGCGCCTGCGCTCCGACACGCGCACCAGCTTCCGGGCCATGCTCCACAGCAGCGCGGGGCTCATTCCGGAGCTGTCGGTGCAGTACTGGCTGCTGGGCGGCTTCTACGGCATCCTGTTTATCATGGTGCTGTACAACCTCATTCTCTTCCTATTTCTCAAGGAGAAGACCTACCTCTACTACGTGCTCTACGTGCTGAGCGGCGCGCTGCTCTTCCTGTCGGAAGATGGGCTGGGCTTTCAGTACCTGTGGCCCGGCGAGCCCGGGCTGAACCACTTTATTGGCGCCGCGGCGCCGGTACTGCTACTGCTCACCTTTGCCACCTACGCCAGCGGCTTCCTGGATACTGCCTCGCGCCTGCCGGCGTTGCACCGGCTCGGGCACTGGGTCGTGGGCGGGAGTGCGGCCCTGCTGGTGCTCGATGCCGCCGTGGTGCACTCCGGGCTTAGCTTCTGGCTGTACCTGCTGCCGTACGGCCTACTGTACTACGTTGGCTGGCGGGCTTACCGAAGCGGCCTGCAGCCGGCCCGCTACCTGCTGCTGGGCCAGGGCCTGGTGGCCACCAGCCTCACGTTTCTCATCATGCGCAAGCTGGGCATCGATTTTTACAACAATGCCTACACCGTCTACAGCCTGTACGTGGCGTTTGTGCTGGAAGTCGTGACGTTGAGCTACGCCTTGGGCGAGAAAATCAAGGGCATGATGGATACCACCCTTCTAACCCAGCACCGACTGCTGAAGCAGCTCCGCAAGAAGCACCAGGCCCAGGACCGGCTGGTGGAGCAGATGCGCGAAAACCAGGAGTTGAAGGACCAGCTCAACTCCGAACTGGAGTCGCTGGTGGCGCTACGCACGGCGGAGCTGCGCCACCAAAACGAAACCGTGGCTACCCAAAACCGGGAGCTGCTCGAAGCCAACGGGTTGCTGGCGCTGCAGTCGGCGGCCATCGAAAAGCTCAACGGCGACCTCAGCCGCGACCTCCACGCCGAGAAGGCCGCGCGCATCGAAGCGCGGGAAGTGGACTTTGGCGAATTCAGCCAGATTTACCCCGACAAAGGCGCCTGCCTGCGCTACCTCGCCGACCTGAAGTGGGCCAACGGCGGGTACCGCTGCCGCAAATGCGGCCACGAGAAGAGCTGCGAAGCCCGCGAGCCCCATGCTCGCCGCTGCACCCGGTGCCGCTACGTAGAGTCGGCCACGGCCGGCACGTTATTGCAGAAATGCAAATTCTCCATTGTGAAAGCGCTGTACGCCGTGTTCCTGCTGCACGCCCACAAAGGCAGCTACTCGCCCTCCGAGCTGGCGCGGGTGCTGGAATTGCGCCAAGCCACCAGCTGGGCATTTGCCCAGAAGGTGCTGGCCGCCCTGCAGCGCCGGCGCCTCGCGCCCGATTACGAAGACAACGAGCCCTGGACCCACGTGCTCCTGGATGCGACCGCCGAAGTAGAATTTGCTGAAACCGGGCAGGAATAA
- a CDS encoding glycoside hydrolase family 16 protein, which yields MRLLPFRALTTQLLGAGLLLALSLPACTDKGTTFTPGPVTPPTPPAPVANEDARSYADYTDLVWSDEFDAGTLDATKWKYDLGGGGWGNNELETYTNSTDNVFLSGGNLTIKAIRSGTGSFTSGRILTKSKKDFVFGRIDVRAQVPKGKGVWPAIWMLGSDIDQNNWPKCGEIDIMELRGSKPRELLTTMHFQNAQGVHGQQGTTVTQPAELSDGFHVYSAVRSKDQTRFYVDGQQYYTFGTGGASPNPFNNPFFVVLNVAIGGDFDGNPDTSTIFPQQMQVDYVRYYQYK from the coding sequence ATGCGGCTACTTCCCTTCCGCGCCCTGACTACCCAGCTCCTCGGGGCCGGCCTGCTGCTGGCCCTGAGCCTGCCGGCCTGCACCGACAAAGGCACCACCTTCACGCCCGGGCCCGTGACGCCACCAACGCCCCCAGCGCCGGTGGCCAACGAGGACGCCCGCAGCTACGCCGACTACACCGACCTGGTGTGGAGCGATGAGTTCGACGCGGGCACCCTCGACGCCACCAAATGGAAGTACGACCTGGGCGGTGGCGGCTGGGGCAACAACGAGCTCGAAACCTACACCAACTCGACCGACAACGTGTTTCTGAGCGGTGGCAACCTCACCATCAAGGCCATCCGTTCCGGCACGGGCAGCTTCACCTCGGGCCGCATCCTCACCAAGAGCAAAAAGGATTTTGTGTTCGGCCGCATCGATGTGCGGGCGCAGGTGCCCAAGGGCAAGGGCGTGTGGCCCGCCATCTGGATGCTGGGCTCCGACATTGACCAGAACAACTGGCCCAAGTGCGGCGAAATCGATATCATGGAGCTGCGCGGCAGCAAGCCCCGCGAGCTGCTCACCACCATGCACTTTCAGAACGCCCAGGGCGTACACGGCCAGCAGGGCACCACCGTCACCCAGCCCGCCGAGCTGTCCGACGGCTTCCATGTGTACTCGGCGGTGCGCAGCAAAGATCAAACCCGCTTTTACGTGGATGGGCAGCAGTATTATACCTTCGGAACCGGGGGCGCCAGCCCCAACCCGTTTAACAACCCGTTTTTTGTGGTGCTGAACGTGGCCATTGGCGGCGATTTCGACGGCAACCCCGATACCAGCACCATCTTCCCCCAGCAAATGCAGGTCGACTATGTTCGGTACTATCAGTACAAATAA
- a CDS encoding RagB/SusD family nutrient uptake outer membrane protein, whose amino-acid sequence MTILHKCACGALLGLSLLSGCGKKFLEETPNDQITDANFYKSEQDAIQAVTAAYSELAKGGQYNYALWGIGDIGSDISYTGGGGGGDGIEQQQLDNFNIPSTNPIINRLWGGSYIGIGRANIVLQKVPLITNINPAIKNRCLGEAEFLRAKYYFDLVRVYGDVPLLTVPPLTPAEVNIARTPAAQVYTQIVNDLTDAITKLPATYSGDDIGRATKWAAAGLLAKVYLTQGNMSGAAQRASEVINSGQYSLYPNYGDIFKIANDNGKESLFEVQYVSGRNEYTFDGLGFVGNEFFGPRGQGIVPQGGYGFNIPENDFVAGYETGDQRRDVTIWKPGDVYPDGRKQPASLPGSPSGYGCKKWFIGKTDTRVWDSGLNIKVLRLAEMYLILAEASGPTPAGLDALNIVRRRSFGLPLATPSAAHDIAAGISASAFKTAVWRERKYELAFENDRWFDMKRTGELLTSPQLLAKGVKPNNVVLPLPQTELDVNPNLKQNPGY is encoded by the coding sequence ATGACTATCCTTCATAAATGCGCCTGTGGCGCCCTGCTGGGCCTGAGCCTGCTCAGCGGCTGCGGCAAGAAGTTCCTCGAAGAAACGCCCAACGACCAGATTACCGACGCCAACTTCTACAAGAGCGAGCAAGACGCCATTCAGGCCGTAACGGCGGCCTACAGCGAACTCGCCAAAGGCGGTCAGTACAACTACGCCCTGTGGGGCATCGGCGACATCGGCTCCGACATTTCCTACACCGGCGGCGGCGGCGGCGGCGACGGCATCGAGCAACAGCAGCTCGACAACTTCAACATCCCGAGCACCAACCCCATCATCAACCGCTTGTGGGGCGGCAGCTACATCGGCATCGGGCGGGCCAACATTGTGCTGCAGAAGGTGCCGCTTATCACCAACATCAACCCGGCCATCAAGAACCGGTGCCTGGGCGAGGCCGAGTTTCTGCGGGCCAAGTACTACTTCGACCTGGTGCGGGTGTACGGCGACGTGCCGCTGCTCACGGTACCGCCCCTTACGCCGGCCGAGGTGAACATTGCGCGCACCCCCGCGGCCCAGGTTTACACCCAGATTGTAAACGACCTGACCGACGCCATCACCAAGCTGCCGGCCACCTACAGCGGCGACGACATCGGGCGGGCCACCAAGTGGGCCGCCGCCGGCCTGCTGGCCAAGGTGTACCTCACGCAGGGCAACATGAGCGGCGCCGCCCAACGCGCCAGTGAGGTCATCAACTCGGGCCAGTACAGCCTGTATCCCAACTACGGCGACATCTTTAAGATTGCCAACGATAACGGCAAGGAAAGCCTGTTTGAAGTGCAGTACGTGTCGGGCCGCAACGAATACACCTTCGACGGCCTGGGCTTTGTGGGCAATGAGTTCTTTGGCCCCCGCGGCCAGGGCATCGTGCCCCAGGGCGGCTACGGCTTCAACATTCCCGAAAACGACTTCGTGGCTGGCTACGAGACCGGCGACCAGCGCCGCGACGTGACCATCTGGAAGCCCGGCGACGTGTACCCCGACGGCCGCAAGCAGCCGGCCTCGCTGCCCGGCTCGCCCAGCGGCTACGGCTGCAAGAAGTGGTTTATTGGCAAAACCGATACCCGCGTGTGGGACTCCGGCCTCAACATCAAGGTGTTGCGCCTGGCCGAGATGTACCTGATTCTGGCCGAAGCCAGCGGGCCCACGCCGGCCGGCCTCGACGCCCTCAACATTGTGCGCCGCCGCTCCTTTGGCCTGCCCCTCGCCACGCCTTCGGCCGCGCACGACATTGCGGCCGGAATCAGCGCATCCGCGTTTAAAACGGCCGTGTGGCGGGAGCGCAAGTACGAGCTGGCGTTCGAAAACGACCGGTGGTTCGACATGAAGCGCACGGGTGAGCTACTGACCTCGCCCCAGCTGCTAGCCAAAGGCGTGAAGCCCAACAACGTGGTGCTGCCCCTGCCCCAAACCGAGCTCGACGTTAACCCCAACCTGAAGCAAAACCCGGGCTACTAA
- a CDS encoding SusC/RagA family TonB-linked outer membrane protein, whose product MKRNFYLFAPVRCTAVLLACALPTWAAAAPVGAAPVAHVRPAADVPVSGRVSGPDGAGLPGVTVLVRGTSLGTSTNSDGAFSLTAPEGSTLVFSFVGFTTQTALVSAANGGAVNISLKEDTQKLNEVVVVGYGTQQRGSVTGSVASVAGAEIAALPVADAAQALQGKASGVTITSNGGAPGGAAGTSILIRGITSAGNNHPLFVVDGFPLPDSGEDQLNVISPNDIESIDILKDASATAIYGVRAANGVIIITTKRGKAGRSTINVDGYRGTQQAWRKIGLLNAEEYAVINNENRIAAGQPIVVDRLRDPKALGEGTNWEDQVFRTAAMQNYSLGATGGSDKARYAVSASYFKQDGIIIGSNFERFTLRANGDVQVNKILKIGNSLQLTHQEDRQVTTNNGEYGTVQQLIRMIPIVPVYRPDGYYYEPRGQQDNFVEENPLANILYANRKYVRNRALTTLFAELEPVKGLRFRTNVGIDFNFTNNNSFGPKIPELQVGTETYTTRYSTAGDFSQANTNYSYLIENTAAYDHLFAGKHQVTLLLGQSAQLFNSQELGASRSGYLSNDLQNLNNGPINPQLGNFGYLGVPSHLASYFARANYEFAGKYLLSAIARYDGSSAFQPGSQFGFFPGISAGWRISEENFMKDNRVVSNLKLRAGYGKVGNPNNAGRFAYLYSINSQITYPFGPNGTIFNGAAPTRQSNGELRWETNNQTNLGLDLGLFDNRVEATVDIYNRNSPNLIASVPVSLVSGTYESVNRNAASAYNRGLDLSVTSHNFRNAARGFNWNTTLNFSTYTTKLESLGAGLPYNGHGSLSGNIVRYEPGYAFGSFYGYVADGLFQTLEDVKNHATQTVNADPTKATGPGDIRFKDLNGDGKIDAKDRTFIGSPNPKFTYGLTNTVSFMGFDLSVFLQGVQGNKVYNLNRYLEEAPLYGNASGGTRVLARWTGPGTSNEVPRAIAGDPNNNLRVSTYYMEDGSYMRIKNLTLGYTLPTALMSRMGAQQIRVYVSAQNLATFTKYTGFDPEVSPSGVDRGVYPQSRVLLAGLNIGF is encoded by the coding sequence ATGAAGCGAAACTTTTACCTTTTTGCGCCGGTACGCTGCACCGCAGTTCTACTGGCTTGTGCGCTGCCCACGTGGGCAGCCGCTGCGCCGGTCGGCGCGGCACCGGTTGCCCACGTGCGGCCGGCGGCCGATGTGCCCGTGTCGGGCCGCGTAAGCGGTCCCGATGGGGCTGGCCTGCCCGGTGTCACGGTGCTGGTGCGCGGCACCAGCCTCGGCACGAGCACCAATTCCGACGGTGCTTTTAGCCTGACCGCACCCGAGGGCAGCACGCTGGTGTTCAGCTTTGTCGGCTTCACCACCCAAACGGCGCTGGTATCGGCGGCCAACGGCGGGGCCGTCAACATCTCCCTCAAGGAAGACACCCAGAAACTGAACGAAGTAGTGGTGGTCGGCTACGGCACCCAGCAGCGCGGTAGCGTGACGGGCTCGGTGGCATCGGTGGCCGGTGCCGAGATTGCCGCTCTGCCCGTAGCAGATGCCGCCCAAGCCCTGCAAGGCAAAGCCTCGGGCGTCACCATCACCTCCAACGGAGGCGCCCCCGGCGGGGCGGCCGGTACGTCCATCCTCATCCGGGGCATCACGTCGGCGGGCAACAACCACCCGCTGTTTGTGGTGGACGGCTTTCCGCTGCCCGACTCGGGCGAGGACCAGCTCAACGTAATCAGTCCCAACGACATCGAGAGCATCGACATCCTGAAGGACGCCTCGGCCACCGCCATCTACGGCGTGCGCGCCGCCAACGGTGTGATTATCATTACTACCAAGCGCGGCAAGGCCGGCCGGTCTACCATCAACGTGGATGGCTACCGGGGCACGCAGCAGGCCTGGCGCAAAATTGGCTTGCTAAACGCCGAAGAATACGCCGTTATCAACAACGAAAACCGCATAGCGGCGGGCCAGCCCATCGTGGTGGACCGCCTGCGCGACCCCAAAGCGCTGGGCGAAGGCACCAACTGGGAAGACCAGGTCTTCCGCACGGCCGCCATGCAGAACTATTCGCTGGGCGCTACCGGCGGCAGCGACAAGGCCCGCTACGCGGTGTCGGCCAGCTATTTCAAGCAGGACGGCATCATCATTGGCTCCAACTTCGAGCGGTTTACGCTGCGGGCTAACGGAGACGTGCAGGTCAACAAAATCCTGAAAATCGGTAACAGCCTGCAGCTCACCCACCAGGAAGACCGCCAGGTGACCACCAACAACGGCGAGTATGGCACGGTGCAGCAGCTCATTCGCATGATTCCGATTGTGCCCGTGTACCGCCCCGACGGCTACTACTACGAGCCGCGCGGGCAGCAAGACAACTTCGTGGAGGAAAACCCACTGGCCAACATCCTGTACGCCAACCGCAAGTACGTACGCAACCGGGCCCTCACCACACTCTTTGCCGAGCTTGAGCCGGTAAAGGGGCTGCGCTTCCGCACCAACGTGGGCATCGATTTCAACTTTACGAACAACAACAGCTTCGGCCCCAAAATACCCGAGCTGCAGGTAGGCACCGAGACCTACACCACCCGCTACTCCACGGCGGGCGATTTCTCGCAGGCCAATACCAATTACAGCTACCTGATTGAGAACACCGCCGCCTACGACCACCTTTTCGCCGGAAAGCACCAGGTGACGCTGCTGTTGGGCCAGTCGGCTCAATTATTCAACAGCCAGGAGCTGGGCGCCTCGCGCAGCGGCTACCTCAGCAACGACCTACAGAACCTCAACAACGGGCCCATCAACCCACAGCTCGGAAACTTTGGCTACCTCGGGGTGCCTTCGCACCTGGCCAGCTATTTTGCCCGCGCCAACTACGAGTTTGCCGGCAAGTACCTGCTCTCGGCCATTGCCCGCTACGACGGGTCGAGTGCCTTTCAGCCCGGCTCGCAGTTTGGCTTCTTCCCCGGCATTTCGGCGGGCTGGCGCATTTCGGAGGAGAACTTCATGAAGGACAACCGCGTGGTGAGCAACCTGAAGCTGCGCGCGGGCTACGGCAAAGTGGGCAACCCCAACAACGCCGGCCGCTTCGCCTACCTCTACTCCATTAACTCGCAGATTACCTACCCGTTCGGGCCCAACGGCACCATCTTCAACGGGGCGGCGCCCACGCGGCAGTCCAACGGCGAGCTGCGCTGGGAAACCAACAACCAAACCAACCTCGGCCTGGACCTGGGCCTGTTCGACAACCGGGTGGAGGCCACCGTTGACATCTACAACCGCAACTCGCCCAACCTGATTGCCTCCGTGCCGGTGTCGCTGGTGTCGGGCACCTACGAGAGCGTAAACCGCAACGCCGCTTCGGCTTACAACCGCGGTCTCGACCTCTCGGTGACGTCGCACAACTTCCGCAACGCGGCCCGCGGCTTCAACTGGAACACCACCCTCAATTTCTCGACCTACACCACCAAGCTGGAATCCCTCGGCGCGGGCCTGCCCTACAACGGCCATGGCTCGCTGAGCGGCAACATCGTGCGCTACGAGCCGGGCTATGCGTTTGGCTCCTTCTACGGCTACGTGGCCGACGGCTTGTTCCAGACGCTCGAGGACGTGAAAAACCACGCCACGCAAACCGTGAATGCCGACCCCACCAAGGCCACCGGCCCTGGCGACATCCGCTTCAAGGACCTGAACGGCGACGGCAAGATTGACGCCAAGGACCGCACCTTCATCGGCAGCCCCAACCCCAAGTTCACCTACGGCCTGACCAACACCGTGAGCTTTATGGGCTTCGATTTGAGTGTGTTTTTGCAGGGTGTGCAGGGCAACAAGGTGTACAACCTGAACCGCTACCTCGAAGAAGCCCCGCTTTACGGCAATGCCAGCGGCGGCACCCGCGTGCTGGCCCGCTGGACCGGCCCGGGCACCAGCAACGAGGTGCCGCGCGCCATTGCCGGCGACCCCAACAACAACCTGCGCGTGAGCACCTACTACATGGAAGACGGCTCCTATATGCGTATCAAGAACCTGACCCTGGGCTACACCCTGCCCACTGCCCTGATGAGCCGCATGGGCGCCCAGCAGATTCGGGTGTACGTGAGTGCCCAGAACCTGGCCACTTTCACCAAATACACCGGTTTCGACCCGGAGGTAAGCCCCAGCGGCGTCGACCGCGGCGTATATCCGCAGTCGCGCGTGCTGTTGGCTGGCCTCAACATCGGGTTTTAA
- a CDS encoding glycoside hydrolase family 16 protein encodes MEARKEALQPGNDYTSARLVSRGKGRGGSQTYGRFEVRARIPGGRGTWPAIWMLPDENTYGNHSWPDNGEIDIMEHVGYDPNVIHASTHCKSYYFRTNNQKTGVTLVPDATTAFHVYAIEWTPETITAEIDGQLYFAARNEGTGWQAWPWDKPFHVLLNVAVGGEWGGQKGIDEAAFPQQMLVDYVRIYQMKKR; translated from the coding sequence ATTGAGGCCCGCAAGGAAGCCCTGCAGCCCGGCAATGACTACACCTCGGCCCGGCTGGTATCGCGCGGCAAGGGCCGCGGCGGCAGCCAGACCTACGGCCGCTTCGAGGTGCGGGCCCGCATTCCGGGCGGGCGCGGCACCTGGCCCGCCATCTGGATGCTGCCCGACGAAAACACCTATGGCAACCACAGCTGGCCCGACAACGGCGAAATCGACATCATGGAGCACGTGGGCTACGACCCCAACGTGATTCATGCTTCAACGCACTGCAAGAGCTACTACTTCCGGACCAACAACCAGAAAACCGGCGTCACGCTCGTGCCCGACGCCACCACGGCCTTCCATGTCTACGCCATTGAGTGGACGCCCGAGACCATCACGGCCGAAATTGACGGGCAGCTCTACTTCGCGGCCCGCAACGAAGGCACCGGCTGGCAGGCCTGGCCCTGGGACAAGCCCTTTCACGTGCTGCTCAACGTGGCCGTGGGCGGCGAGTGGGGCGGCCAGAAAGGCATCGATGAAGCCGCCTTTCCCCAGCAGATGCTGGTGGACTACGTGCGCATCTACCAAATGAAAAAGCGCTAG
- a CDS encoding PKD domain-containing protein yields the protein MKNIVRAAALGLLMAPLMLASCKKDVDNYSLEGAVPASDFTVTKVTTGLTTTATFTATNTDGFLYQWDFGDGTVGSGKTATHVYSSGGTLKTKLITAYRGGTSVSTTKDLVLPSVSAIVNQLLTGGSSKTWKLDNTVVAPITVGPSDADPTSYYGGNPSAGALPACQADDEYTFSATNSFTYDAKGQTFVAGGGCDTPRNVTTSFTFGNATGAGLAQLTLASATPSPFIGVTDAPGFTYRILSITNTNMVLRAGSTAAGVVFDMKLVAK from the coding sequence ATGAAAAACATAGTACGTGCCGCAGCCCTCGGCCTTTTGATGGCTCCGCTCATGTTGGCTTCCTGCAAAAAGGACGTCGACAACTATAGCCTGGAGGGCGCCGTGCCCGCCTCCGACTTCACCGTGACCAAGGTCACGACCGGCCTCACCACCACGGCCACGTTCACGGCCACCAACACCGATGGCTTCCTCTACCAGTGGGACTTCGGCGATGGTACCGTGGGCTCCGGCAAAACCGCCACCCACGTGTACAGCAGCGGCGGCACCCTCAAAACCAAGCTCATTACGGCTTACCGTGGCGGCACCAGCGTATCGACCACCAAAGACTTGGTGCTGCCCTCGGTGTCGGCCATCGTGAACCAGCTCCTCACCGGCGGCAGCTCCAAAACCTGGAAGCTTGATAATACCGTGGTTGCCCCTATCACCGTGGGCCCCTCCGATGCCGACCCCACCAGCTACTACGGCGGCAACCCCAGCGCGGGCGCCCTGCCCGCCTGCCAGGCCGATGACGAATACACTTTCAGCGCCACCAATTCCTTCACCTACGACGCCAAGGGCCAGACCTTTGTAGCCGGCGGTGGCTGCGATACCCCGCGCAACGTGACTACTTCCTTCACGTTTGGCAACGCTACGGGCGCAGGCTTAGCCCAACTCACGCTGGCCAGCGCCACCCCGTCGCCATTCATCGGCGTGACGGATGCGCCGGGCTTTACGTACCGCATCCTTTCCATCACGAACACGAACATGGTGCTGCGGGCCGGCAGCACGGCCGCCGGCGTGGTGTTCGACATGAAGCTGGTAGCCAAATAG